A genomic stretch from Chitinophaga agri includes:
- the nhaA gene encoding Na+/H+ antiporter NhaA, giving the protein MAKTPIEKILRPIHRFIHQEFTGGIVLFVSVIVAIIWANSAWHDSYHDLWEKNLSVSFSNSGLDKPLHIWINDGLMALFFFVIGLELKREFIAGELSSLKKASLPMVAALGGMLVPAFIYFLFNNNRDSAGGWGIPMATDIAFALALLSLAGKRIPSSVKVFLSALAVADDLGAVIVIALFYTAKIAYLPLIIGVGLLLVLALGNALGIRSTLFYLLIGICVWGCFLSSGVHATIAGVLVAFTIPARTKIDEDEYVSCLNAYTNQFREAIPLKGSLTTAEQHQTIERIKQLSLDAETPLQKIEYGLHPWVAFVIMPLFALANAGMLIDSSFFTALLNPVSLGVAIGLLLGKFIGVLLFTWLMVKSGMADLPQFATWRHITGVAILAGVGFTMSLFITGLAFTNPEMVDQSKYGILISSVLAGSLGILVLRTTRYR; this is encoded by the coding sequence ATGGCAAAGACTCCTATTGAGAAAATACTCAGACCAATCCACAGATTTATTCATCAGGAATTTACCGGAGGAATTGTACTTTTTGTGAGTGTGATCGTAGCAATTATCTGGGCTAACTCGGCCTGGCACGATTCATATCATGATCTATGGGAGAAAAACCTCTCTGTTTCATTCTCGAATAGCGGTTTAGACAAGCCACTGCATATTTGGATAAATGATGGGCTAATGGCATTATTCTTTTTTGTCATTGGATTAGAGTTGAAACGGGAGTTTATAGCTGGTGAGCTTTCCTCACTGAAAAAAGCCTCTTTGCCGATGGTGGCTGCATTAGGGGGGATGTTAGTGCCCGCCTTTATATATTTCCTTTTTAACAATAACCGCGACTCCGCAGGGGGGTGGGGAATACCGATGGCAACGGATATTGCTTTTGCACTCGCTTTGTTATCACTCGCCGGTAAGAGAATACCTTCGTCTGTAAAAGTATTCCTTTCAGCGTTGGCGGTGGCAGATGATCTGGGTGCGGTCATAGTAATTGCCCTGTTCTATACAGCGAAAATTGCTTATTTGCCGCTGATCATAGGAGTGGGGCTGTTACTGGTGCTGGCACTGGGAAACGCATTGGGTATAAGAAGTACACTGTTCTATCTGCTGATAGGAATTTGCGTATGGGGGTGCTTTCTTTCCTCAGGTGTGCATGCAACTATCGCCGGGGTGCTGGTTGCGTTCACTATTCCGGCGCGCACCAAGATCGACGAGGATGAATATGTTAGTTGTTTAAACGCTTACACAAATCAATTCAGGGAAGCAATTCCATTAAAGGGATCATTGACTACTGCCGAGCAACATCAAACGATAGAACGGATCAAACAACTTTCGCTGGATGCGGAAACGCCGCTTCAAAAAATTGAATATGGTCTCCATCCCTGGGTTGCCTTTGTGATCATGCCTCTCTTTGCACTCGCAAATGCCGGAATGCTCATAGATAGTAGCTTTTTTACGGCGTTACTGAATCCTGTTAGTCTGGGTGTCGCGATCGGTTTACTGCTTGGCAAGTTTATTGGTGTTCTTTTATTTACATGGCTGATGGTAAAGTCAGGAATGGCAGATCTACCCCAGTTTGCCACATGGAGACATATAACGGGAGTAGCTATACTTGCAGGCGTCGGATTTACGATGTCGTTGTTTATTACAGGATTAGCTTTTACCAATCCTGAAATGGTGGATCAGTCTAAATATGGGATCCTCATATCTTCAGTTCTTGCCGGTTCGCTTGGGATTTTAGTGTTAAGAACTACGCGATATAGATAA
- the istB gene encoding IS21-like element helper ATPase IstB has product MNENNTVEKLRRMHLGAMARLYHQSLTDQHYTNYTADELLTLLVDAEWEHRQKTRIESLIRQAGFKQTVSPQDIDYMTNRHLDRNVLDRLLNLHFLEKAENIIITGPTGCGKSFLAQCLGVKACQMLNRTHYYPATRFLDKVKLARLDGSYSKMIRTIGKLPLLIIDDFLLTPVDQTTRTALLDVIEERYEKGATIISTQIPVEQWHPLIGESTMADAILDRLVYSSHRITLTGESLRKKKKLTA; this is encoded by the coding sequence ATGAACGAAAACAACACTGTAGAAAAATTACGTCGTATGCATCTGGGCGCTATGGCTCGTCTTTACCACCAAAGCCTTACTGATCAGCACTACACAAATTATACAGCAGATGAACTTCTGACCTTGCTGGTGGATGCTGAATGGGAACATCGTCAGAAAACCCGGATAGAAAGCCTGATCAGACAGGCTGGTTTTAAACAGACTGTATCACCACAGGATATTGACTATATGACTAATCGTCACCTTGACAGGAATGTACTAGATCGATTACTTAATCTGCACTTCCTGGAGAAGGCTGAGAATATTATTATTACAGGCCCTACGGGCTGTGGTAAAAGCTTCCTCGCACAATGTCTGGGTGTAAAAGCATGCCAAATGCTTAACCGCACACATTATTACCCTGCCACCCGCTTCCTTGACAAAGTTAAATTAGCCAGGCTTGATGGATCTTACTCTAAGATGATACGCACAATAGGTAAGCTACCCTTATTGATCATAGATGATTTTTTACTAACTCCGGTGGATCAAACCACAAGAACAGCCTTACTTGACGTAATAGAAGAACGATACGAGAAGGGGGCTACTATTATATCTACTCAGATACCAGTGGAACAGTGGCATCCCTTAATAGGGGAAAGCACAATGGCTGATGCGATATTAGATAGACTTGTGTACTCTTCTCACAGAATAACACTGACAGGAGAGTCTTTAAGAAAGAAAAAGAAACTTACTGCTTAA
- a CDS encoding DUF305 domain-containing protein: MISNLIYQVGNDFSVDNVRRLYNYIQQINSEKMMNKNNYWKLLISCVISFFIMYGVMFLNVDSADHIYLSLSRFYMSLLMVCPMALIMLGIMRDMYMNRNKNGLIIVFSIVLFFVSLTLLRSQTPVTDVQYMKAMIPHHSSAIMTSKHAKLKDPQVRQLADSIIQSQEREIRLMKSMLKNF; encoded by the coding sequence ATGATAAGCAATCTGATCTATCAAGTCGGGAATGATTTTAGTGTTGATAATGTACGTAGACTATATAATTACATTCAGCAGATAAATTCAGAAAAAATGATGAATAAAAATAATTATTGGAAGCTCCTGATATCTTGCGTAATATCTTTTTTTATAATGTACGGGGTCATGTTTTTAAATGTAGATTCGGCTGACCACATATATTTAAGCCTAAGCCGATTTTACATGTCATTATTAATGGTGTGTCCTATGGCACTTATTATGTTGGGAATAATGCGGGACATGTATATGAATAGAAACAAAAATGGCTTAATTATAGTATTTAGTATAGTACTCTTTTTCGTATCGCTTACCTTATTGAGAAGCCAGACACCAGTTACTGATGTACAATATATGAAAGCAATGATCCCACATCATTCATCAGCCATTATGACCAGCAAACATGCAAAACTAAAGGATCCACAAGTGCGGCAACTTGCAGATAGCATCATTCAATCTCAGGAGCGAGAGATTCGATTAATGAAATCGATGCTGAAAAATTTCTAA
- a CDS encoding peroxiredoxin-like family protein, translating into METKSIIKVRLYSCLAMLLFASTAGEADAQQMSRHTASPATMNMAGTEQTAYVVPGKPEDISPLLVGERIPVVTLPDALGNNVELNKAIAEKPTVLIMYRGGWCPYCSRQLSGLQEALPELEKLGYQLIAVSTDAPAALMESATKEKLGYTLLSDADLHLSMQLGIAFKAPKTYWEMLTRTTGGKDTGLLLPVPSVFILDRTGVIHFEYINPDFKQRMSADLLKAVAASVRNEL; encoded by the coding sequence ATGGAAACGAAAAGTATAATAAAAGTGCGCCTCTATTCTTGTTTAGCCATGCTGCTGTTCGCCAGTACAGCAGGAGAGGCGGATGCTCAGCAAATGAGCCGGCACACAGCGTCTCCGGCAACGATGAATATGGCAGGAACGGAACAAACAGCGTACGTGGTACCCGGGAAGCCGGAAGATATCAGTCCGCTGCTGGTGGGAGAGAGAATTCCTGTGGTAACTTTACCGGATGCTTTGGGAAACAATGTTGAGCTGAACAAAGCGATTGCTGAAAAGCCAACTGTATTGATCATGTACCGTGGTGGATGGTGCCCTTATTGCTCCAGACAGCTTTCCGGCCTGCAGGAGGCGCTCCCTGAACTGGAGAAGCTGGGATACCAGCTGATCGCTGTCAGTACGGATGCTCCGGCAGCCCTGATGGAGTCGGCTACAAAGGAAAAACTCGGCTATACGTTGCTTTCGGACGCAGACCTCCATCTGTCCATGCAGTTAGGGATCGCATTTAAGGCTCCTAAAACGTATTGGGAGATGCTGACCAGGACCACAGGTGGGAAGGATACCGGTCTATTGCTTCCTGTGCCATCTGTGTTTATTTTAGATAGAACGGGTGTCATTCACTTTGAATACATAAATCCCGACTTTAAACAGCGGATGAGCGCTGACCTTTTAAAAGCTGTAGCCGCCAGTGTGAGGAATGAACTTTAA
- a CDS encoding MAC/perforin domain-containing protein translates to MKRVVLLSLAAFCFACQKEARQDKLIPNENRTPTIAAAGDGAYDVVGYGCDVTGPFADAEASRSRVFDFAAFYAANPGSVNIKTLRDQKLYFEYAADAASLMKKVSMSLSATAKYTAFSGTLKFNREQTNTFSSKDIYGFCNLVLKSKEIVLSTDAATLKNYLTPEFRSDIATRPASEIVTRYGTHVYLSIVTGGKVEIIYKSETRSGRRTVAAGGGLQLNMKNAFGIDLTIGVEKSASDSNTLETIHYHTRGGGFTSVATFNAKDGTKFDPSDWQKTITPENSVLVEIPQNGLIAISDLVDDPAKKAELAAYTEQYIQNNAVNLQYEKAPMYSYYYNKNFQVVDILLTTTPAEVAGVAYWTNQGIIGTAFTDNSKPGTIPIYRYFQNNNTHFFTNDFNEIGYGGQHGKYEWIAGYIYKDPTPGAVPIYRYNADGMHYYTTTDRGKSFTIGASLFKKTYVYESILGYIPQN, encoded by the coding sequence ATGAAAAGAGTCGTGCTGCTTAGCCTTGCAGCGTTCTGTTTCGCCTGCCAGAAAGAAGCCAGACAGGACAAACTTATCCCTAATGAAAACCGTACTCCCACTATTGCAGCAGCCGGTGATGGTGCTTATGATGTAGTTGGTTACGGTTGTGATGTAACAGGGCCTTTTGCTGATGCAGAAGCGTCTCGTAGCCGGGTATTTGATTTTGCTGCATTCTATGCTGCCAACCCCGGCAGCGTGAATATAAAAACGCTGAGAGACCAGAAACTGTATTTCGAATATGCTGCCGATGCAGCGTCACTGATGAAGAAAGTTTCCATGAGTTTAAGCGCAACCGCTAAATACACCGCCTTCTCCGGAACCTTAAAATTTAACCGGGAGCAAACGAATACCTTTTCGTCCAAGGATATCTATGGTTTTTGTAACCTGGTGCTGAAAAGTAAGGAGATAGTATTGAGTACGGATGCAGCTACGTTAAAAAATTATCTCACGCCTGAATTCAGGTCCGACATTGCTACCCGACCTGCAAGTGAAATTGTAACCCGCTACGGTACTCACGTGTATTTAAGTATTGTAACTGGAGGCAAAGTGGAGATCATCTACAAATCTGAGACAAGAAGTGGACGACGTACTGTTGCCGCTGGAGGCGGTTTGCAACTGAATATGAAAAATGCATTCGGTATTGACCTGACAATCGGTGTTGAGAAATCAGCTTCAGATAGTAACACGCTGGAGACAATTCATTATCATACCAGAGGCGGTGGATTCACATCAGTTGCTACATTTAATGCTAAAGATGGTACTAAATTCGATCCCAGTGACTGGCAAAAAACAATCACTCCGGAAAACTCCGTACTCGTTGAAATCCCTCAAAATGGTCTGATCGCTATTAGTGATCTCGTAGATGATCCGGCCAAGAAGGCTGAACTGGCTGCTTATACTGAGCAGTATATTCAGAATAACGCTGTCAATCTGCAATACGAGAAGGCTCCGATGTATTCTTACTACTATAACAAGAATTTCCAGGTGGTTGACATTTTGTTGACGACTACTCCCGCTGAGGTAGCTGGCGTAGCGTATTGGACAAATCAGGGTATCATCGGAACCGCATTTACGGATAATTCTAAGCCGGGTACTATTCCTATTTACAGATATTTCCAGAACAACAATACACACTTCTTTACCAACGATTTCAATGAAATTGGCTACGGTGGGCAACACGGTAAATATGAATGGATTGCCGGATATATCTATAAAGATCCAACTCCGGGTGCTGTTCCTATATATCGTTACAATGCTGATGGAATGCACTATTATACGACTACTGATCGTGGTAAAAGTTTTACGATAGGTGCGAGCCTTTTTAAGAAAACATACGTGTATGAATCCATTCTTGGCTACATCCCACAGAACTAA
- the nhaA gene encoding Na+/H+ antiporter NhaA, whose protein sequence is MAKTPIERLLKPIHRFIHQEFTGGIVLFVAVIAAIVWANSAWHDAYHHLWETKLAVSFSNTALDVPLHIWINDGLMALFFFVIGLELKREFMAGELSSMKKASLPMVAAIGGMLVPAAIYLVINQGKESSHGWGIPMATDIAFALALLSLAGKHIPSSVKVFLSALAVADDLGAVLVIALFYTASISFAPLIAGGFLLLLMVVGNALGIRSSLFYLLVGIAVWLCFLFSGVHATIAGVLVAFTIPARTKINEQEYVSSLNAYSKQFEEEIPLDGSLTTAEQHRTIEKIKQLSLDAETPLQKIEYALHPWVAFVIMPLFALANAGMVIGSDFFSSLLNPVSMGVAIGLLAGKFVGVLLFTWLMVRLRIASLPQYATWRHIAGVAMLAGVGFTMSLFITGLAFRDELKIDQAKYGILLASVIAGVTGILILKGAKRKPLAIIDDTQIAG, encoded by the coding sequence ATGGCGAAGACTCCTATTGAAAGATTGCTTAAACCTATACATCGCTTTATCCACCAGGAGTTTACAGGTGGCATTGTATTATTTGTGGCGGTGATCGCTGCGATTGTGTGGGCAAACTCAGCATGGCATGACGCTTATCATCATTTGTGGGAAACGAAATTGGCTGTGTCATTTTCAAACACGGCACTGGATGTTCCACTGCACATCTGGATCAATGATGGCCTGATGGCCCTGTTTTTCTTCGTGATCGGTCTGGAGCTGAAGCGGGAGTTTATGGCAGGTGAGCTGTCTTCAATGAAAAAGGCCTCTTTGCCAATGGTGGCGGCAATTGGCGGTATGCTGGTTCCTGCAGCGATTTATCTTGTGATCAATCAGGGGAAAGAATCTTCACATGGATGGGGCATTCCCATGGCTACAGATATTGCCTTTGCATTGGCTTTGCTTTCGCTTGCAGGTAAGCATATTCCTTCATCAGTAAAGGTGTTTTTGTCGGCATTGGCGGTTGCCGATGATTTGGGCGCTGTATTGGTGATTGCGCTTTTCTATACCGCTAGTATCTCTTTTGCACCGCTGATAGCTGGCGGTTTTCTATTGCTGCTAATGGTCGTGGGCAACGCATTGGGGATCAGGTCTAGTTTATTTTACCTCCTTGTGGGTATTGCGGTTTGGTTGTGTTTCTTGTTTTCAGGTGTACACGCTACAATTGCCGGTGTATTGGTGGCCTTTACCATTCCTGCCCGCACCAAGATCAATGAACAGGAGTATGTAAGTTCCCTGAATGCTTACTCAAAGCAATTTGAAGAGGAAATTCCTCTGGACGGTTCGCTAACTACTGCTGAACAACATAGAACTATCGAGAAGATCAAGCAACTTTCGTTGGATGCAGAAACACCATTACAGAAAATTGAATATGCTTTGCACCCTTGGGTGGCTTTTGTTATCATGCCTTTATTTGCATTAGCTAATGCTGGTATGGTGATCGGCAGTGATTTTTTTAGTTCGCTGTTGAACCCTGTGAGTATGGGTGTGGCTATTGGACTCTTGGCTGGTAAGTTTGTGGGTGTGCTACTGTTTACTTGGCTGATGGTGCGTTTGCGTATTGCAAGTCTCCCCCAGTATGCTACATGGCGGCACATTGCAGGTGTGGCGATGCTGGCGGGTGTTGGCTTTACCATGTCACTGTTCATTACAGGCCTGGCCTTTAGGGATGAATTAAAGATAGACCAGGCCAAATATGGTATTTTACTGGCTTCTGTAATTGCGGGAGTTACAGGAATACTGATATTGAAGGGAGCTAAACGTAAACCTTTAGCCATAATTGATGATACCCAAATAGCTGGATAA
- a CDS encoding spondin domain-containing protein → MKSRHLACLSFAMLPVLMSACDKDNNNTPQTSAATITIENVLDSRPLVESGTFKNNGASPVVMPGESVSFQFSAAKGQAVSFVTMYGWSNDLFFAPSNPGIKVYQDNGNPVEGDVSSQIRLWDNGTRVNQAPGASVSHPGTAEAAIQNVTEVKGVDAQGNAFAAASSLMKATLHYEGNAIFTLTITNTSGNTSNPTPFSPGVWAISYIAGGNLLDPAPLYEAGKPTANGLTNIAEMGDNSVLGAYIAARTGIFTPLSPVLVVVYNGIENPIYKTGEKDRGKGLKELAQKGDASGLATYLKTIQGVKDVYVLPAASSTVLLPKIGAQAGSSVSQQLNVATGDRLAIATMYGLSNDWFFASRNNGVDATQKGDISSSIGLFDNGTAPNQFPGAGLTQFNLAGMPLEESKLIEEVPNPNAFTTLPAIPNIIKVTIN, encoded by the coding sequence ATGAAAAGTAGACATTTAGCCTGTTTGTCATTCGCCATGCTTCCCGTATTAATGAGCGCCTGTGACAAGGATAATAATAACACGCCACAAACATCCGCTGCCACCATTACTATTGAGAATGTGTTGGATTCCAGGCCGCTTGTCGAGTCGGGGACCTTTAAGAACAATGGTGCATCTCCAGTTGTTATGCCGGGAGAATCTGTATCCTTCCAGTTCTCGGCAGCCAAAGGACAGGCCGTCTCCTTTGTCACCATGTATGGTTGGTCAAATGACCTGTTTTTTGCCCCTTCAAATCCTGGTATCAAAGTCTATCAGGATAACGGTAACCCAGTAGAGGGCGACGTATCCTCACAGATCAGACTATGGGATAACGGTACCCGTGTTAACCAGGCGCCGGGGGCTTCCGTGTCACATCCGGGCACAGCGGAGGCAGCAATTCAGAACGTTACCGAGGTAAAAGGTGTAGACGCCCAGGGTAATGCCTTTGCCGCTGCTTCTTCGCTGATGAAGGCAACATTACATTATGAGGGAAATGCGATCTTCACGCTTACTATCACAAATACTTCGGGAAATACATCCAACCCTACACCGTTTAGTCCGGGTGTATGGGCTATCTCCTATATCGCCGGAGGTAACCTCTTAGATCCTGCGCCACTTTATGAAGCGGGCAAGCCTACTGCGAACGGCCTGACCAATATTGCGGAAATGGGAGATAACAGTGTGCTGGGAGCTTATATCGCCGCACGGACCGGCATTTTTACACCGCTTTCTCCTGTGCTGGTAGTGGTGTATAATGGTATCGAAAACCCCATTTATAAGACGGGCGAGAAGGATCGCGGAAAGGGGTTAAAGGAGCTCGCTCAAAAAGGTGATGCCAGCGGCCTGGCGACCTATCTGAAGACAATACAGGGTGTAAAAGACGTATATGTGCTTCCCGCAGCGAGCAGTACTGTTCTGTTGCCTAAGATAGGCGCACAGGCAGGAAGTAGCGTGTCCCAGCAACTAAATGTTGCCACAGGCGACAGATTAGCGATTGCTACTATGTACGGGCTATCCAACGACTGGTTCTTTGCTTCCAGGAACAATGGTGTAGACGCAACACAGAAAGGCGACATTTCTTCATCCATCGGACTATTTGACAATGGTACTGCCCCGAATCAGTTCCCGGGGGCCGGCCTTACGCAGTTTAATCTGGCAGGAATGCCATTGGAAGAAAGCAAGCTGATTGAAGAGGTGCCGAATCCGAATGCGTTCACTACACTGCCTGCAATACCTAATATCATTAAGGTAACCATTAATTAG
- a CDS encoding AraC family transcriptional regulator produces the protein MIREYNENGTSARLIMHCGNKFFSGNGLNKPAPYPINTFVYNKGPAQQVVIDEVTYTMPAGSILPLVSSQHFVFEHPETLSAWQFNREFYCIVDYDSEVGCVGFLFYGIQHPMFIRLDEEEIEEMSHLEKVFTNEMMLKDNYQGEMLRTLLKRVIIKTTRIAKQQCESYQQFPDERMDIVRKFSLLLEGNFKQQHEVKFYATSLNKSPKTLSNVFSLLKQPAPSVLIRNRIVLEAKRYLHYTDRSAKEIAYELGFESPAHFSRFFKNYAGTNVSEFRNL, from the coding sequence ATGATAAGAGAGTATAACGAAAACGGGACATCCGCACGCTTGATAATGCATTGCGGTAATAAATTCTTTTCGGGTAATGGGCTGAATAAACCGGCCCCTTACCCAATTAATACCTTTGTTTATAACAAGGGACCGGCTCAGCAGGTGGTAATAGACGAGGTGACCTATACCATGCCTGCGGGCTCCATTCTGCCGCTTGTTTCCAGTCAGCATTTTGTATTCGAACATCCTGAAACACTGTCCGCCTGGCAGTTCAACCGTGAGTTTTATTGCATCGTTGACTATGACTCGGAGGTTGGTTGCGTAGGCTTTCTGTTCTATGGCATTCAGCACCCTATGTTCATCCGGCTTGACGAGGAAGAAATAGAGGAAATGTCTCATCTGGAAAAGGTGTTCACTAACGAGATGATGCTAAAGGATAACTACCAGGGAGAAATGCTGCGTACCCTGCTGAAGAGGGTGATCATCAAAACCACCCGGATAGCGAAGCAGCAGTGTGAGAGCTATCAGCAGTTCCCGGATGAGAGGATGGACATAGTCAGGAAATTTTCGCTGCTACTCGAAGGAAATTTCAAGCAACAGCACGAAGTAAAGTTTTATGCCACGTCACTCAACAAGTCACCTAAAACACTCAGCAACGTGTTTTCGCTGCTAAAGCAGCCTGCTCCTTCTGTCCTCATCCGCAACCGGATCGTGCTGGAAGCCAAACGTTACCTGCATTACACGGATAGGTCAGCAAAGGAAATTGCTTATGAACTAGGTTTTGAAAGCCCCGCACATTTCAGCCGGTTCTTTAAAAATTACGCAGGGACGAATGTCTCTGAATTCCGGAATCTGTAA